Proteins from a genomic interval of Burkholderia cepacia GG4:
- a CDS encoding glycosyltransferase family 4 protein, whose protein sequence is MSATSPLRIALVCNTAWAIYTYRHGLIRALVARGAEVIVIAPHDRTVPLLEQMGCRYVALAVASKGTSPREDLGTLAALVRHYRALLPDLVFHYTIKPNIYGSIAAWLARVPSIAVTTGLGYVFIQKSRAASVAKRLYRFAFRFPREVWFLNRDDLATFTDEQLLAHPDRARLLHGEGVDLDQFAPVPLPAGDGPVFILIGRLLWDKGVREYVEAARVVRARYPQARFQLLGPLGVDNPSAIGRADVDAWVGEGVVEYLGEAHDVRPHIAAADCVVLPSYREGVPRTLMEASAMGRPIVATDVPGCRDVVADGETGFLCRVRDSASLAEQLIRMIELGTAGRDAMGTRGRRKVTAEFDEQQVVERYRQTIHTLTGITL, encoded by the coding sequence ATGTCCGCCACCTCCCCGCTGCGCATCGCGCTCGTCTGCAACACGGCCTGGGCGATCTACACGTACCGCCACGGGCTGATCCGTGCGCTCGTCGCGCGCGGCGCCGAGGTCATCGTGATCGCGCCGCACGACCGCACGGTGCCGCTGCTCGAGCAGATGGGCTGCCGCTACGTTGCGCTGGCCGTCGCGTCGAAAGGCACGAGCCCGCGCGAGGATCTCGGCACGCTGGCCGCGCTGGTGCGCCATTACCGCGCGTTGCTGCCCGATCTCGTGTTCCATTACACGATCAAGCCGAACATCTACGGCTCGATCGCGGCGTGGCTCGCGCGCGTGCCGTCGATCGCGGTCACGACCGGGCTCGGCTACGTGTTCATCCAGAAAAGCCGCGCGGCCAGCGTCGCGAAGCGCCTGTACCGGTTCGCGTTCCGCTTCCCGCGTGAAGTCTGGTTCCTGAACCGCGACGATCTCGCGACCTTCACCGACGAGCAGCTGCTCGCGCACCCCGATCGCGCACGGCTGCTGCACGGCGAAGGCGTCGATCTCGACCAGTTCGCGCCGGTGCCGCTGCCCGCCGGCGACGGCCCGGTGTTCATCCTGATCGGCCGGCTGCTGTGGGACAAGGGGGTGCGCGAGTACGTCGAGGCCGCGCGCGTCGTGCGGGCCCGCTACCCGCAGGCGCGCTTCCAGCTGCTCGGGCCGCTCGGCGTCGACAACCCGAGCGCGATCGGTCGCGCGGACGTCGACGCATGGGTCGGCGAAGGCGTCGTCGAGTATCTCGGCGAGGCGCACGACGTGCGCCCGCACATCGCGGCGGCCGACTGCGTCGTGCTGCCGTCCTATCGCGAAGGTGTGCCGCGCACGCTGATGGAAGCGTCGGCGATGGGCCGCCCGATCGTCGCGACCGACGTACCGGGCTGCCGCGACGTCGTCGCCGACGGCGAAACGGGTTTCCTGTGCCGCGTGCGCGACAGCGCGAGCCTCGCGGAACAGCTGATCCGCATGATCGAACTCGGGACCGCCGGACGCGACGCGATGGGCACGCGCGGCCGCCGCAAGGTGACCGCGGAATTCGACGAGCAGCAGGTCGTCGAACGCTACCGGCAGACCATTCATACATTGACCGGCATCACACTCTGA
- the galE gene encoding UDP-glucose 4-epimerase GalE, translating to MTAKGTILVTGGAGYIGSHTAVELLDNGYDVVIVDNLVNSKAESVRRIEQITGRTPAFHQVDVCDEAALAKVFDAHPITGTIHFAALKAVGESVAKPLEYYRNNIGGLLAVLKVMRERNVRQFVFSSSATVYGVPERSPIDESFPLSATNPYGQSKLIAEQILRDLEVSDPSWRIATLRYFNPVGAHASGLIGEDPAGIPNNLMPYVAQVAVGKLEKLRVFGSDYPTPDGTGVRDYIHVVDLAKGHIAALDALVTRDASFVVNLGTGQGYSVLEVVRAFEKASSRPVPYELVARRPGDIAECYANPQAAADLIGWRATLGIDEMCADHWKWQEGNPRGFV from the coding sequence ATGACCGCTAAAGGCACCATCCTCGTCACCGGCGGTGCGGGCTACATCGGCTCGCACACGGCCGTCGAGTTGCTCGACAACGGCTACGATGTCGTCATCGTCGACAACCTCGTCAACAGCAAGGCCGAGTCCGTGCGGCGCATCGAGCAGATCACGGGCAGGACGCCCGCGTTCCACCAGGTCGACGTGTGCGACGAAGCCGCGCTCGCGAAGGTGTTCGACGCGCATCCGATCACCGGCACGATCCATTTCGCGGCGCTCAAGGCGGTGGGCGAATCGGTGGCGAAGCCGCTCGAGTACTACCGGAACAACATCGGCGGGCTGCTCGCCGTGCTCAAGGTGATGCGCGAGCGCAACGTCAGGCAGTTCGTGTTCAGCTCGTCGGCGACCGTGTACGGCGTGCCGGAGCGCTCGCCGATCGACGAATCGTTCCCGCTGTCCGCGACCAACCCGTACGGCCAGTCGAAGCTGATCGCCGAGCAGATCCTGCGCGATCTCGAGGTATCGGACCCGTCGTGGCGCATCGCGACGCTGCGCTACTTCAACCCGGTCGGCGCGCATGCGAGCGGGCTGATCGGCGAGGATCCGGCCGGGATCCCGAACAACCTGATGCCGTACGTCGCGCAGGTCGCGGTCGGCAAGCTCGAGAAGCTGCGCGTGTTCGGCTCCGACTACCCGACGCCGGACGGCACCGGCGTGCGCGACTACATCCACGTCGTCGATCTCGCGAAGGGACACATCGCCGCGCTCGACGCGCTCGTCACGCGCGACGCGAGCTTCGTCGTGAACCTCGGCACGGGCCAGGGCTACAGCGTGCTGGAAGTCGTGCGCGCGTTCGAGAAGGCGTCGAGCCGGCCCGTGCCGTACGAACTCGTCGCGCGCCGCCCGGGCGACATCGCCGAGTGCTACGCGAACCCGCAGGCCGCGGCCGACCTGATCGGCTGGCGCGCGACGCTCGGGATCGACGAGATGTGTGCCGACCACTGGAAATGGCAGGAGGGGAACCCGCGCGGTTTTGTATAA
- a CDS encoding polysaccharide biosynthesis protein has protein sequence MLRSKASWLSLSAFLFDLTAVVASWLFAYLVRFNGSVPSDFLGGAVTALVWTLPVYALMFHVFGLYRGLWVFASLPDLMRISKAVGGGGVIVMIGAVMFQPSPIIPRSVLLVSPLMLFLLMGGARALYRATKEFYLYGGLVGQGKPVLVLGAGTAGASLARELSRSGEWRLVGLLDDDVTKQGREIYGYKVLGSFNDLKHWTDAMKVEYAIIAIPSATVETQRRVATLCVRAGIKAMVLPSLTALMPGQGFLSQVRNIDLEDLLGRDAVTIDTPHVEALLRGRVVMVTGAGGSIGSELCRQILRFAPAQLVAFDLSEYAMYRLAEELRERFPDQPVLPIIGDAKDSLLLDQVMSRYAPHIVFHAAAYKHVPLMEEHNAWQALRNNVLGTYRVARAAIRHGVRHFVLISTDKAVNPTNVMGASKRLAEMACQALQQTSGGTQFETVRFGNVLGSAGSVIPKFQQQIAKGGPVTVTHPEITRFFMTIPEASQLVLQASSMGHGGEIFILDMGEPVKIVDLARDLIRLYGFSEGQIRIEFTGLRPGEKLYEELLADDETTTRTPHPKLRIARAREVPDHLLDELLPWLMQNRVLSDDEVRRDLRRWVPEYQSTVAPVLQSVPDVRAASNE, from the coding sequence ATGTTGCGATCCAAAGCATCGTGGCTGTCACTGAGTGCTTTCCTGTTCGACCTGACGGCGGTTGTCGCCTCGTGGTTGTTCGCTTATCTCGTTCGTTTCAACGGCAGCGTTCCGTCTGATTTCCTGGGCGGCGCGGTGACCGCGCTCGTCTGGACGCTGCCGGTCTACGCGCTGATGTTCCATGTGTTCGGCTTGTACCGCGGCCTGTGGGTGTTCGCGAGCCTGCCCGACCTGATGCGCATCTCGAAGGCGGTCGGCGGCGGCGGCGTGATCGTGATGATCGGGGCCGTGATGTTCCAGCCGTCGCCGATCATTCCGCGCTCGGTGCTGCTGGTATCGCCGCTGATGCTGTTCCTGCTGATGGGCGGCGCCCGTGCGCTTTACCGTGCCACGAAGGAGTTCTACCTGTACGGCGGTCTCGTCGGCCAGGGCAAGCCGGTGCTGGTCCTCGGCGCCGGCACGGCCGGCGCGAGCCTCGCGCGCGAACTGTCCCGTTCGGGCGAGTGGCGCCTCGTCGGCCTGCTGGACGACGACGTCACCAAGCAGGGCCGCGAGATCTACGGCTACAAGGTGCTCGGCTCGTTCAACGACCTGAAGCACTGGACCGACGCGATGAAGGTCGAATACGCGATCATCGCGATTCCGTCGGCGACCGTCGAGACGCAGCGCCGCGTCGCGACGCTGTGCGTGCGCGCCGGTATCAAGGCGATGGTGCTGCCGTCGCTGACCGCGCTGATGCCGGGGCAGGGGTTCCTGTCGCAGGTGCGCAATATCGACCTCGAGGACTTGCTGGGGCGCGATGCCGTGACGATCGACACGCCGCACGTCGAGGCGCTGCTGCGCGGCCGCGTCGTGATGGTGACGGGCGCGGGCGGTTCGATCGGCTCCGAACTGTGCCGGCAAATCCTCCGTTTCGCGCCGGCGCAGCTCGTCGCGTTCGATCTGTCCGAATACGCGATGTACCGGCTCGCCGAGGAGTTGAGGGAGCGTTTCCCCGATCAACCCGTCCTCCCGATCATCGGCGACGCGAAGGATTCGCTGCTGCTCGACCAGGTGATGTCGCGCTATGCGCCGCACATCGTGTTCCATGCGGCCGCATACAAGCACGTGCCGTTGATGGAAGAGCACAACGCGTGGCAGGCGCTGCGCAACAACGTGCTCGGCACCTATCGGGTCGCGCGCGCGGCGATTCGCCACGGCGTCCGTCATTTCGTGCTGATCTCGACCGACAAGGCCGTCAACCCGACCAACGTGATGGGCGCGAGCAAGCGTCTCGCCGAGATGGCGTGCCAGGCGTTGCAGCAGACGAGCGGCGGCACGCAGTTCGAGACGGTGCGGTTCGGCAACGTCCTCGGCAGCGCGGGCAGCGTGATCCCGAAGTTCCAGCAGCAGATCGCGAAGGGCGGCCCGGTGACGGTCACGCATCCCGAGATCACGCGGTTCTTCATGACGATTCCGGAAGCCTCGCAACTCGTGCTGCAGGCGTCGAGCATGGGGCACGGTGGCGAGATCTTCATTCTCGACATGGGCGAGCCGGTCAAGATCGTCGATCTCGCGCGAGACCTGATCCGTCTGTACGGCTTTTCGGAAGGGCAGATCCGGATCGAGTTCACGGGGCTGCGGCCTGGCGAGAAACTCTACGAGGAACTGCTCGCGGACGACGAGACGACGACGCGCACGCCGCACCCCAAACTGCGGATCGCGCGTGCGCGGGAAGTGCCGGATCACTTGCTCGACGAATTGCTGCCGTGGCTGATGCAGAACCGTGTGCTGAGCGACGACGAAGTCCGGCGCGATCTGCGACGCTGGGTGCCGGAATACCAGTCGACGGTTGCGCCCGTGCTGCAGAGTGTGCCGGACGTGCGGGCGGCATCGAACGAGTGA
- a CDS encoding protease pro-enzyme activation domain-containing protein, which produces MSAALMVFALAGCGGDESPTAATATVQTGKLSALRATGNVVSAAPMSATAPVHVALVLKLNDEAALNRFVQDARTPGSASFGAVLTAAQIAARYAPTAGQVATVQAYLQSKGFTNINVAGNNMIVEADAPAGVISGVFQTTLVPVAMADGSRAHINTAPETMPDAIGGVVQSVLGLDTATRLHPHFVRATLSAAAPRANASPTTAAVTVAHNPTDFPGIYSMGNMPTAANITVGIIAEGDLTQPVIDLATFERNNQLPAVPVSVINAGLRSADTSANIEWSLDSQTVVGMSGGVKQLNFYVAPSFAWSDIALAINRAVTDNTARVVNMSIGGCENWAPTAAMDTLFELAVAQGQTFAVSSGDSGSVAYGCSGTSVQYPATSPYVVAVGGTSLYTNGNGSYGGEMAWDSSGGGISGIEPIPSWQSSVPALKGRAFRGMPDLAFDADPNSGERVVVGGQLEIVGGTSLSAPLFAATWARMLSGACATNLGFAAPTLYSAETTTPSIFRDITNGSNGAYSAGSGWDFVTGWGTPVISTLHSSICAPTSPIYGGAVNQGTTLRPTQIVYSASQSHRLVMQDDGNLVLYNTTNGAAVWNSATNGNAGAYAVFQTDGNFVIYSTSGNALWFSSTNGTSYGQSLVIQDDGNMVIYRLSVPVFATGTSASGLANSSSGPAVWQGGVTLSSGQSFTSGNGANVLVMQGDGNLVLLRQGVAQWSSGTANHPGAYATMQTDGNLVVYSSAGAPLWYSGTSGNPGAVTDIQDDGNVVIYTQAPGWSTNTSGS; this is translated from the coding sequence ATGAGCGCGGCACTCATGGTGTTCGCGCTCGCCGGGTGCGGCGGCGACGAGAGTCCGACGGCCGCCACTGCCACTGTGCAGACCGGCAAACTGTCCGCACTGCGTGCCACGGGCAACGTGGTGAGTGCGGCGCCGATGAGCGCGACGGCGCCGGTCCATGTTGCGCTGGTACTCAAGCTGAATGACGAAGCCGCGCTGAATCGCTTCGTGCAGGACGCGCGAACGCCGGGCAGCGCCAGCTTCGGGGCCGTGCTGACTGCCGCGCAGATCGCGGCGCGCTACGCGCCTACTGCCGGCCAGGTCGCCACCGTGCAGGCCTATCTGCAAAGCAAGGGCTTCACGAACATCAACGTCGCCGGCAACAACATGATCGTCGAAGCCGATGCACCGGCCGGCGTGATTTCCGGTGTGTTCCAGACGACGCTGGTGCCGGTCGCGATGGCGGATGGCAGCCGCGCGCATATCAACACTGCCCCCGAGACGATGCCGGATGCGATCGGCGGCGTCGTTCAATCGGTTCTGGGGCTCGATACCGCGACCCGCCTGCATCCGCATTTCGTCCGCGCCACCCTGTCGGCAGCTGCGCCACGCGCGAATGCGTCGCCGACCACGGCGGCAGTGACGGTCGCGCACAATCCGACGGACTTCCCCGGCATCTACTCGATGGGGAACATGCCGACTGCCGCCAACATCACCGTCGGCATCATTGCAGAAGGCGATCTGACGCAGCCCGTCATCGACCTGGCCACCTTCGAACGCAACAACCAGTTGCCCGCCGTACCCGTTTCGGTGATCAACGCCGGGTTGCGGAGTGCCGACACGAGCGCGAACATCGAATGGTCGCTCGATAGCCAGACCGTCGTCGGGATGTCCGGCGGCGTCAAGCAACTCAATTTCTATGTCGCGCCGTCCTTCGCGTGGAGCGATATCGCGCTCGCGATCAATCGGGCCGTGACGGATAACACCGCCCGCGTCGTGAACATGTCGATCGGCGGTTGCGAGAACTGGGCCCCGACGGCTGCCATGGACACGCTGTTCGAGCTCGCCGTGGCGCAGGGGCAGACGTTCGCGGTCAGTTCCGGGGATTCAGGCAGCGTGGCGTACGGCTGCTCCGGCACGTCGGTGCAATACCCGGCCACATCCCCGTATGTCGTGGCAGTGGGCGGCACCTCGCTCTATACGAACGGGAACGGCAGCTACGGCGGCGAGATGGCGTGGGACTCCAGCGGCGGCGGCATCAGTGGCATCGAGCCGATTCCATCGTGGCAGTCGAGCGTTCCGGCGCTCAAGGGCCGCGCCTTCCGGGGCATGCCGGACCTCGCGTTCGACGCCGATCCGAACAGCGGCGAACGGGTCGTCGTAGGCGGGCAACTCGAGATCGTAGGCGGGACCAGCCTGTCCGCGCCGCTGTTTGCCGCGACCTGGGCGCGCATGCTGTCCGGTGCCTGCGCGACCAACCTCGGGTTCGCGGCGCCCACGCTGTATAGCGCCGAAACCACGACCCCATCGATCTTTCGCGATATCACCAACGGGTCGAACGGCGCATACAGCGCGGGTTCGGGATGGGACTTCGTGACGGGCTGGGGCACGCCGGTCATCAGCACGCTGCATTCGTCGATATGCGCGCCGACGTCTCCGATCTACGGCGGCGCCGTCAACCAAGGGACGACCCTCAGGCCGACACAAATCGTGTACTCGGCGTCCCAAAGCCATCGACTGGTCATGCAGGATGACGGCAACCTCGTGCTGTACAACACGACCAATGGCGCCGCGGTATGGAATTCGGCGACCAACGGAAACGCGGGCGCCTATGCCGTGTTCCAGACCGATGGCAACTTCGTGATCTACAGTACGAGCGGCAATGCGCTGTGGTTCTCGTCGACCAACGGCACATCATATGGCCAGAGTCTTGTCATACAGGACGACGGCAACATGGTGATCTACCGGTTGTCGGTGCCCGTATTTGCCACGGGGACTTCCGCGTCGGGCCTGGCGAATTCCTCGAGCGGCCCGGCCGTCTGGCAGGGGGGCGTCACGCTGAGCAGCGGCCAGAGCTTTACTTCAGGCAACGGCGCAAACGTGCTCGTCATGCAGGGTGACGGGAATCTGGTGCTGCTTCGCCAGGGCGTCGCGCAGTGGAGTTCGGGTACGGCGAATCATCCGGGTGCCTATGCGACGATGCAAACGGATGGCAATCTGGTCGTCTACAGCTCGGCGGGGGCACCGCTCTGGTATTCCGGCACGAGCGGAAATCCGGGGGCGGTCACTGACATTCAGGACGACGGTAACGTCGTGATCTACACGCAAGCGCCAGGCTGGAGCACGAATACCTCGGGAAGCTAG
- a CDS encoding UDP-glucose 4-epimerase family protein — MTHLVVTGANGFVGRAVCRRALQAGHTVTALVRRPGGCIDGVREWVHGTADFDGLDEAWPADLAADCVIHLAARVHVMRDESPDPDAAFDATNVVGTLRLAKAARHHGVRRIVFASSIKAVGEGDDGVPLSEAFVPDPQDAYGRSKLRAERQLAQFGASAGLDVVVVRPPLVYGPAVRANFLRMMDAVARGVPLPLGAVAARRSIVYVENLADALLRCALDPRAAGECFHVADDDAPSVAGLLRLVGDALGKPARLIAVPPALLRVLGKLTGRRAAIDRLTGSLQLDTGRIGRVLGWHPPYTTRQGLEATAAWYRSRDTQQ, encoded by the coding sequence ATGACCCATCTCGTCGTCACCGGCGCCAACGGCTTCGTCGGCCGAGCGGTCTGCCGTCGCGCATTGCAGGCCGGGCACACCGTCACCGCGCTGGTACGGCGACCGGGCGGCTGCATCGACGGCGTGCGCGAATGGGTGCACGGCACCGCCGATTTCGATGGCCTGGACGAAGCGTGGCCGGCCGACCTGGCCGCCGATTGCGTGATCCATCTCGCCGCCCGCGTGCACGTGATGCGCGACGAGTCGCCCGATCCCGACGCTGCGTTCGACGCCACCAACGTCGTCGGCACCCTGCGTCTCGCCAAGGCCGCGCGCCATCACGGCGTGCGCCGCATCGTGTTCGCGAGCAGCATCAAGGCGGTAGGCGAGGGCGACGACGGTGTGCCGCTGTCGGAAGCCTTCGTACCCGATCCGCAGGATGCATACGGCCGCTCGAAGCTGCGCGCGGAGCGGCAACTCGCGCAGTTCGGTGCGTCGGCAGGGCTCGACGTCGTCGTCGTTCGTCCGCCGCTCGTTTATGGTCCGGCCGTCCGCGCCAACTTCTTGCGGATGATGGATGCGGTCGCCCGCGGGGTGCCGTTGCCGCTCGGCGCCGTTGCGGCGCGCCGCAGCATCGTCTACGTCGAAAACCTCGCGGATGCGCTGCTGCGCTGCGCACTCGACCCGCGCGCGGCCGGTGAGTGCTTTCATGTCGCCGACGACGACGCGCCGTCGGTCGCGGGCCTGCTGCGTCTCGTTGGCGACGCGCTCGGCAAGCCGGCGCGGCTGATCGCGGTGCCGCCGGCGCTGCTGCGTGTGCTCGGGAAGCTGACCGGCCGCCGTGCGGCCATCGACCGCCTGACCGGCAGCCTGCAGCTCGATACCGGCCGGATCGGGCGCGTGCTCGGCTGGCATCCGCCCTATACGACCCGCCAGGGCCTCGAAGCGACTGCCGCATGGTATCGTTCGCGCGATACACAACAATAA
- a CDS encoding MraY family glycosyltransferase has product MHLPISTWHAAAMVALVAAIASTAILRMLLATGLAWRLATDIPNDRSLHTLPTPRVGGWGIVPVCVVALLALAPALWLMAVAAAGLAAMSQIDDRRGLPARVRFSAHLAAVVALIVVFPADAPWWLLVGVGFVMVWLTNLYNFMDGADGLAGGMALFGFGAYAIAALTGAHPSPDLVVAGAAVAGAAFGFLLLNFHPARLFLGDAGSIPLGFLAGAVGYWGWRADAWPIWFPALVFAPFIADASVTLLRRLLRGKKFWQAHREHYYQRMVRSGVGHRRTALYWYLIMLAGIIVAVWAKGRPEQQQWLLFFAWYGVLACIGLVIDVRWRRFQSAAENNS; this is encoded by the coding sequence ATGCACCTCCCGATCTCCACATGGCATGCCGCGGCCATGGTGGCGCTGGTCGCCGCCATCGCATCGACGGCGATCCTGCGCATGCTGCTCGCGACCGGTCTCGCATGGCGTCTCGCCACCGATATTCCGAACGATCGTTCGCTCCATACGCTGCCGACGCCGCGCGTCGGCGGCTGGGGGATCGTGCCGGTCTGCGTGGTCGCGCTGCTGGCGCTTGCGCCGGCGTTGTGGCTGATGGCCGTCGCCGCGGCGGGGCTGGCCGCGATGTCGCAGATCGACGACCGGCGCGGGCTGCCGGCCCGCGTGCGGTTCTCGGCACACCTCGCGGCAGTGGTTGCATTGATCGTCGTCTTTCCGGCCGATGCGCCGTGGTGGCTGCTCGTCGGCGTCGGCTTCGTGATGGTCTGGCTGACGAACCTGTACAACTTCATGGACGGCGCCGATGGCCTCGCGGGCGGCATGGCGCTGTTTGGCTTCGGGGCATACGCGATCGCGGCGCTGACCGGGGCGCATCCGTCCCCGGATCTCGTCGTGGCAGGCGCGGCCGTGGCCGGTGCGGCGTTCGGCTTCCTGTTGCTCAACTTTCATCCGGCTCGCCTGTTTCTCGGCGACGCAGGCTCGATTCCGCTGGGATTCCTGGCCGGCGCGGTCGGCTACTGGGGATGGCGTGCCGACGCCTGGCCGATCTGGTTTCCGGCGCTCGTGTTCGCTCCCTTTATCGCTGACGCATCTGTAACACTTCTGAGACGTTTGTTACGCGGTAAAAAGTTCTGGCAAGCGCACCGGGAGCATTATTATCAAAGGATGGTCCGCTCGGGGGTAGGTCACCGTCGGACTGCTCTTTATTGGTACCTCATCATGCTCGCAGGCATAATCGTCGCCGTGTGGGCAAAGGGCCGCCCCGAACAGCAGCAGTGGCTGTTGTTTTTCGCATGGTATGGCGTCCTCGCATGTATCGGGTTGGTGATCGACGTGCGTTGGCGCCGGTTTCAGTCGGCCGCCGAAAACAACTCTTGA
- a CDS encoding MraY family glycosyltransferase, translating to MLSFASGFIVSLLVTLFIVRYAHLHEKFSIDSDLAGVQKFHVRPVPRVGGIGILAGVVIASLILSRRYPTIAGSILGIVACGLPAFLSGLVEDLTKRVSPRARLLCTMGAAALAFWLLGIAVKRISVPPLDFLLGYVAISAFITVLAVAALANAINIIDGFNGLASMVSFMMFASLAYVAFHVNDPVVMSASIIMMGAVLGFFLWNFPAGLIFLGDGGAYFIGFMLAELAIMLVMRNREVSAWYPVLLFMYPIFETCFSIYRKKFIRGMSPGIPDGVHLHMLVYKRLMRWAVGTKHAHDLTRRNSLTSPYLWLLCLVAVIPATLFWRHTVHLFVFVVLFALTYVWLYLSIVRFRVPRWMVVRKEKRGH from the coding sequence ATGCTCAGCTTCGCGTCCGGCTTCATCGTCTCCCTGCTCGTCACGTTGTTCATCGTGCGCTATGCGCATCTGCACGAGAAATTCTCGATCGACAGCGACCTGGCCGGCGTGCAGAAATTCCACGTGCGGCCGGTGCCGCGCGTCGGGGGCATCGGGATCCTCGCCGGGGTCGTGATTGCCTCGCTGATCCTGTCCCGGCGCTATCCGACGATCGCCGGCAGCATTCTCGGCATCGTCGCGTGCGGGCTGCCGGCGTTCCTGTCCGGCCTCGTCGAGGACCTCACCAAGCGCGTGTCGCCGCGCGCGCGGCTGCTGTGCACGATGGGCGCGGCCGCGCTCGCGTTCTGGCTGCTGGGCATCGCGGTCAAGCGCATCAGCGTGCCGCCGCTCGATTTCCTGCTCGGCTACGTGGCCATCTCGGCGTTCATCACGGTGCTCGCGGTCGCGGCGCTGGCGAACGCCATCAACATCATCGACGGCTTCAACGGGCTCGCGTCGATGGTCAGCTTCATGATGTTCGCGTCGCTCGCGTATGTCGCATTCCATGTCAACGACCCGGTCGTGATGTCCGCGTCGATCATCATGATGGGCGCCGTGCTGGGCTTCTTCCTGTGGAATTTCCCCGCGGGGCTGATCTTTCTCGGCGACGGCGGCGCGTATTTCATCGGCTTCATGCTCGCCGAACTCGCGATCATGCTCGTGATGCGCAATCGCGAAGTGTCCGCGTGGTACCCGGTGCTGCTGTTCATGTACCCGATCTTCGAGACCTGCTTCTCGATCTACCGGAAGAAATTCATCCGCGGGATGTCGCCGGGGATTCCGGACGGCGTGCACCTTCACATGCTGGTGTACAAGCGGCTGATGCGCTGGGCCGTCGGCACGAAGCACGCGCATGATCTGACGCGGCGGAACTCGTTGACGTCGCCGTATCTGTGGCTGCTGTGCCTCGTCGCGGTGATTCCGGCGACGCTGTTCTGGCGGCACACCGTGCACCTGTTCGTGTTCGTGGTGCTGTTCGCGCTGACTTACGTGTGGCTGTACCTCAGCATCGTGCGGTTCAGGGTGCCGAGGTGGATGGTCGTGAGGAAGGAAAAGCGCGGGCATTGA
- a CDS encoding glycosyltransferase: MNQDKNKKKLLVLTPRFPYPVIGGDKLRIYHLCRVLSRHYSLTLLSMCETEEEMHASLPDDGVFDRVERVFLSRRRSYVNTLLALPTRTPLQVAYYRSRAFAAAVARLLPSHDGAFVHLVRCAEYVRKSDKPRILEMTDAISLNYSRVKQLKNARGLKSRVFGIEAKRLLDYERTIVNDFDLSVLVSRTDRDYLFPDASAAKVMVCSNGVDLSGLPYTSRSMASRVLIFIGDMRTVQNQDMCHFFAEAVLPLLRKRADYRFRIVGSIAPALAERFRAYDGVDVTGRVESVAQAASDGAIGVCPMRIGAGVQNKILEYMALGLPVVTTSLGHEGLGAESGRDLLIADTPEQFVDRIEQLVADEAGAVEMTAHARAFVEHEHGWERMLAPLVDKVGALLA, from the coding sequence ATGAATCAGGACAAGAACAAGAAGAAGCTGCTGGTGCTGACGCCACGGTTTCCGTATCCGGTGATCGGCGGCGACAAGCTGCGGATCTACCATCTGTGCCGTGTGCTGTCCCGTCATTACTCGCTGACGCTGCTCAGCATGTGCGAGACCGAAGAGGAGATGCACGCGTCGCTGCCGGACGATGGCGTATTCGACCGGGTCGAACGCGTGTTTCTGTCCCGCCGGCGCTCGTACGTGAATACGCTGCTCGCCTTGCCGACCCGCACGCCGCTGCAGGTGGCGTATTACCGCAGTCGCGCGTTTGCGGCGGCGGTGGCGCGCTTGCTGCCGTCGCACGACGGCGCATTCGTGCATCTCGTGCGCTGCGCAGAGTATGTGCGCAAGTCGGACAAGCCGCGCATCCTGGAGATGACCGATGCGATCTCGCTCAACTACAGCCGGGTGAAGCAGCTGAAGAACGCCCGCGGACTGAAGTCGCGCGTGTTCGGCATCGAGGCGAAGCGCCTGCTCGATTACGAGCGCACGATCGTCAACGATTTCGACCTGTCGGTGCTGGTCTCCCGGACCGACCGCGACTACCTGTTTCCGGATGCGTCCGCGGCGAAGGTGATGGTGTGCTCGAACGGCGTGGATCTGTCAGGCCTGCCGTACACGTCGCGCAGCATGGCGAGCCGGGTCCTGATCTTCATCGGCGACATGCGCACGGTCCAGAACCAGGACATGTGTCACTTTTTCGCGGAGGCCGTACTGCCGTTGCTGCGCAAGCGTGCCGACTATCGCTTCCGGATCGTCGGGTCCATCGCGCCCGCGCTGGCGGAACGATTTCGCGCGTATGACGGCGTCGACGTGACCGGCCGGGTCGAGTCGGTCGCGCAAGCCGCATCCGATGGCGCAATCGGCGTGTGCCCGATGCGCATCGGCGCAGGCGTCCAGAACAAGATCCTCGAGTACATGGCGCTGGGGCTGCCGGTGGTCACGACGTCGCTGGGCCACGAGGGCCTCGGCGCGGAAAGCGGCCGCGATCTGCTGATTGCGGATACGCCGGAACAATTCGTCGATCGTATCGAGCAGCTCGTCGCCGACGAGGCCGGGGCGGTCGAGATGACGGCGCACGCGCGCGCCTTCGTCGAGCACGAGCACGGGTGGGAGCGGATGCTCGCGCCGCTCGTCGACAAGGTGGGGGCGTTGCTGGCCTGA